From the Vibrio alginolyticus NBRC 15630 = ATCC 17749 genome, one window contains:
- a CDS encoding SLBB domain-containing protein, which translates to MNTMKPFILLMLLCLVAWVPSSIADESNTVKVGDLIQINLPGEASLNQGFQVDRRGRINLPEVGPVLVAGYNEQQLQDVIIDRLKTVYRDVNNARVFIKQQQLLVSVQGYVVKPGEYTLPSGSNIQMFVYEAGGLRAGAQLDKMIVKRGNKNIEFDYKRFLDTGDNSQLPKLESLDVLFVPASPLVGNIEQEFDAAKLANSGDSADSARAIKVFGEVNAPGSFSYKPNTTLVDVVMRAGGVTRYASVEQIRVITNNNPTMFNLKKYLDTGDQSLLPEILPGATIFVPKQEEEIKAGANVVYVMGEVAHPGAYEGKQGASFMDILANAGGPTRYAESRQIRVIKADGKVIKFDLTAHTEGLSSARPPNVGPGDAIFVPEKTDFNEKSWLKVAPSRAVAVMGEVVRPGRIEWSDEMDLIDLLAHVGGPTRRADTTKIEVANNGQMTQFDLDQYILDGSPTSSLPQVSAGTVVRVHALPDDPSDNKSQWVSQSSDASIYVFGQINAPGRYRFTEDMHFLDILSAADGPTMDADIHNIRVTHRGLGYAKVSKLNLSMYFETGDESILPHVRPGDTIYIPEKNKNWLDRSKESTVRVLGEVRDPGRYVFNDNMTVLDLLAEAGGPTDNAYLEKISVVNMSCCQGQARTFDLVNFSKTANIYELPVIRAGDTIYIPHKDESFVEKARAGLRDILQITTTIVLIGAL; encoded by the coding sequence ATGAACACGATGAAACCATTTATCCTCTTAATGTTGTTGTGTCTGGTTGCGTGGGTACCTTCTTCCATAGCGGATGAGAGCAATACTGTTAAGGTCGGTGATTTAATACAGATTAACTTACCCGGAGAGGCGTCGTTAAACCAAGGGTTTCAGGTCGATCGTCGTGGACGAATTAATTTACCAGAAGTCGGCCCTGTATTAGTGGCCGGCTACAATGAACAACAACTCCAAGACGTGATTATCGACAGGCTAAAGACCGTTTATCGTGACGTTAACAACGCTCGAGTTTTTATTAAACAGCAACAGTTGTTAGTGTCCGTTCAAGGCTACGTGGTCAAACCCGGTGAATATACCTTACCTTCTGGGTCCAACATTCAAATGTTTGTGTACGAAGCTGGCGGCCTGCGCGCAGGGGCTCAGCTTGATAAAATGATCGTGAAACGTGGAAATAAAAACATTGAATTTGACTACAAACGCTTCCTTGATACGGGTGACAATAGCCAGCTGCCAAAACTAGAATCACTGGATGTCTTATTTGTCCCCGCTTCCCCACTCGTAGGGAATATTGAGCAAGAGTTTGATGCAGCAAAACTCGCGAATTCAGGTGACAGCGCAGATTCCGCTCGTGCAATCAAAGTCTTTGGTGAAGTCAACGCACCTGGCTCGTTCTCATACAAGCCAAACACCACGCTAGTTGATGTCGTAATGCGAGCTGGCGGCGTGACACGATATGCCAGTGTTGAGCAAATTCGCGTGATAACAAACAATAACCCAACCATGTTTAACCTGAAAAAGTACCTTGATACTGGAGACCAAAGCCTACTGCCGGAGATCCTGCCAGGTGCCACCATCTTTGTCCCAAAACAGGAAGAAGAAATCAAAGCAGGTGCAAATGTGGTTTACGTGATGGGTGAAGTCGCCCATCCTGGGGCATACGAAGGCAAGCAAGGCGCTAGCTTCATGGATATCCTCGCCAACGCTGGCGGGCCCACTCGCTACGCAGAATCTCGCCAAATTCGCGTTATAAAAGCCGATGGCAAAGTCATCAAATTCGATCTTACCGCGCATACAGAAGGACTATCTTCAGCCAGACCACCAAATGTTGGACCAGGAGACGCGATTTTCGTACCGGAGAAAACCGATTTCAATGAGAAGTCTTGGTTAAAAGTAGCACCTAGTCGAGCGGTCGCAGTGATGGGAGAAGTTGTTCGCCCTGGACGCATCGAGTGGTCAGACGAAATGGATTTGATTGATCTGCTTGCACACGTTGGAGGCCCAACTCGACGAGCTGATACCACCAAAATTGAAGTCGCCAATAACGGTCAAATGACACAATTTGACTTAGACCAATACATTCTGGATGGCTCACCAACATCAAGCCTACCTCAAGTTTCCGCTGGTACAGTAGTAAGGGTACATGCATTGCCTGACGACCCATCCGATAATAAATCGCAATGGGTAAGCCAAAGCTCTGACGCATCGATATACGTTTTCGGGCAAATCAATGCACCTGGGCGCTATCGTTTCACCGAAGATATGCATTTTCTGGATATTTTGTCTGCCGCCGATGGACCGACAATGGATGCAGATATTCACAACATCCGTGTCACACACCGAGGCCTAGGTTATGCCAAAGTGAGTAAATTGAATTTATCGATGTACTTTGAAACAGGCGATGAGTCAATTCTGCCCCACGTTCGTCCTGGTGATACCATTTACATTCCAGAAAAAAACAAAAACTGGTTAGATCGTTCAAAAGAGTCCACGGTACGCGTATTAGGTGAAGTAAGAGACCCAGGGCGGTACGTATTCAATGACAACATGACTGTGCTTGATCTGTTAGCGGAAGCAGGAGGACCAACTGACAATGCCTACCTTGAAAAGATCAGTGTGGTCAATATGTCTTGCTGCCAAGGCCAAGCCCGAACATTTGATTTGGTTAACTTTAGTAAAACAGCCAACATTTATGAGCTGCCAGTTATTCGCGCAGGCGACACGATTTACATTCCCCATAAAGACGAAAGCTTTGTTGAAAAAGCGAGGGCCGGATTAAGAGATATTTTACAAATCACCACAACCATCGTGTTAATAGGAGCGTTGTAA
- a CDS encoding sigma-54-dependent transcriptional regulator, producing the protein MRPRVLLVEDSTSLAILYKQYVKDEPYDIFHVETGREAIQFIERSKPQLIILDLKLPDMSGEDVLDWINQNDIPTSVIIATAHGSVDLAVNLIQKGAEDFLEKPINADRLKTSVALHLKRAKLEDLVENIQSKFDRHNYHGFIGSSLPMQAVYKTIDAVAPTSASVFIVGESGTGKEVCAEAVHRQSDRKDKPFIAINCGAIPRDLMESEIFGHVKGAFTGATTDRKGAATLAHGGTLFLDELCEMELEMQKKLLRFLQTGTYTPLGGTREMKVDVRIICATNRDPLTEVEEGRFREDLYYRVHVIPIDMPPLRERGSDIVTLAKHFLTTYAKQDKKKFSTIDSEAQHIIKHYEWPGNVRQLQNIIRNIVVLNNDEKVTVSHLPAQLTKKSKVTKTTTPAHVAQESANIAPITPPPVYTEELSPSAVEPSITAAELPGTPSSAATSPYFNSDGTIRPMWQVEREAIQNAIAYCDGNVLNAAVMLELSPSTVYRKKQAWEADEINLEQS; encoded by the coding sequence ATGAGACCAAGGGTGTTACTGGTAGAGGACTCTACTTCACTAGCCATACTTTATAAGCAGTATGTGAAAGACGAACCTTATGACATTTTTCATGTCGAGACAGGTCGCGAAGCGATTCAATTTATTGAAAGAAGCAAACCTCAGCTCATCATTCTCGATTTGAAACTGCCCGACATGTCTGGCGAAGACGTGCTGGATTGGATCAACCAGAATGACATTCCTACGTCCGTTATTATTGCTACGGCACACGGCAGCGTCGACTTAGCCGTTAATCTAATTCAAAAAGGTGCGGAAGATTTCTTAGAAAAGCCCATAAACGCTGATCGCCTAAAAACGTCAGTTGCATTGCACCTTAAACGCGCCAAATTGGAAGATTTGGTGGAAAATATTCAGTCCAAGTTTGATCGCCACAACTATCACGGATTCATCGGTTCAAGCCTCCCGATGCAGGCGGTATACAAGACCATTGATGCTGTTGCGCCAACTTCTGCCAGTGTGTTTATTGTGGGAGAAAGCGGCACAGGTAAAGAAGTTTGTGCTGAAGCCGTCCACCGCCAGAGCGACCGTAAAGACAAGCCTTTTATTGCAATTAACTGTGGGGCTATTCCACGAGATTTGATGGAAAGTGAGATTTTTGGTCACGTTAAAGGGGCCTTTACTGGAGCAACAACAGATCGAAAAGGTGCGGCGACGCTGGCACATGGTGGTACGCTTTTTCTTGATGAGCTATGTGAAATGGAACTTGAGATGCAAAAGAAGTTGCTCCGCTTTCTACAAACGGGCACTTACACTCCTCTTGGTGGCACTCGAGAAATGAAAGTGGATGTGAGAATCATTTGTGCCACCAACCGAGATCCATTAACAGAAGTAGAAGAAGGTCGTTTTCGTGAAGACTTATACTACCGTGTGCACGTTATACCTATCGATATGCCCCCATTACGTGAACGAGGAAGTGACATCGTCACGCTTGCCAAGCACTTCTTGACCACTTACGCCAAACAGGACAAAAAGAAATTCTCAACAATCGACAGCGAAGCTCAACATATCATCAAGCATTACGAATGGCCGGGTAATGTAAGGCAACTACAAAACATCATACGTAACATTGTGGTGCTTAATAACGACGAAAAAGTCACGGTGAGCCACCTACCCGCTCAACTTACTAAAAAGTCTAAAGTGACGAAAACAACGACGCCTGCGCATGTTGCTCAAGAGTCAGCAAACATTGCACCAATCACACCACCACCTGTTTATACTGAGGAACTTTCACCTTCTGCGGTCGAACCGTCGATTACCGCAGCGGAGCTGCCTGGTACACCGTCCTCTGCTGCTACCTCACCGTACTTTAACTCTGATGGAACCATTCGTCCTATGTGGCAAGTAGAGCGTGAAGCAATTCAAAACGCAATCGCGTACTGTGATGGCAACGTCCTCAACGCCGCTGTCATGCTGGAGTTAAGCCCATCTACGGTTTACCGAAAAAAACAAGCGTGGGAAGCGGATGAAATTAATCTCGAACAATCTTGA
- a CDS encoding glycosyltransferase family 4 protein — MKLISNNLDKPAIGEIWILLDSRLFGGIESHVIELARGLIAFGHKARVVLTTEYSPAAQIVQKAKEAAIPVSYLNYLSGEPNKALKIKHLTSAVANHQPSVVHSHGYKASILSRCAKLLTRTFPRLISTYHAGESSSGKLWLYDWLDRSSGSLSDHCFAVSPSIQRKVFCSSELLNNFVSIPNSQLNYQEIAFVGRLSQEKGADQFIEVARLCPTLQFSVYGDGPEKESLNQTAPSNVTFLGHQTDMEGVWENISVLIISSRYEGLPMAALEAMSRGIAVMSLRVGRLPDIIQTGKNGFIVEDIPSLAKCLHDWMSIGEAQQSLIRQNARQTIIDDFSAQSVIPVLLQKYQIETDH, encoded by the coding sequence ATGAAATTAATCTCGAACAATCTTGATAAACCTGCCATTGGTGAAATTTGGATCTTGCTTGATAGCCGTCTATTCGGTGGCATTGAAAGTCACGTTATCGAGCTAGCTCGGGGATTAATCGCCTTTGGACACAAAGCTCGAGTTGTGCTAACCACTGAGTATTCACCAGCCGCTCAGATTGTACAGAAGGCAAAAGAAGCCGCGATCCCTGTGAGTTACTTAAACTATTTGTCTGGCGAGCCCAATAAAGCTTTAAAAATTAAACACCTAACAAGCGCCGTCGCCAATCACCAACCCTCAGTGGTTCACTCCCATGGTTATAAAGCGTCGATTTTGTCGCGCTGCGCCAAACTGCTCACCCGTACGTTTCCTCGTTTGATTTCAACTTATCATGCTGGTGAATCGTCCTCAGGGAAACTATGGCTATACGATTGGCTTGATAGAAGCTCAGGCAGCCTATCTGACCATTGCTTTGCTGTCAGTCCAAGTATTCAGCGCAAAGTTTTTTGTTCTTCAGAACTGCTGAATAACTTTGTTTCGATTCCCAACAGTCAACTCAACTATCAGGAGATCGCTTTTGTCGGCCGATTGAGTCAGGAAAAAGGCGCCGATCAATTTATTGAGGTAGCGAGGCTCTGTCCAACATTACAGTTTAGTGTGTACGGTGATGGCCCAGAAAAAGAGTCGCTTAATCAAACTGCCCCTTCAAACGTGACTTTCCTCGGCCATCAAACCGATATGGAAGGTGTTTGGGAAAATATCAGTGTACTTATCATCTCTTCTCGTTATGAGGGGCTTCCAATGGCGGCGCTTGAAGCCATGTCGAGAGGCATTGCCGTGATGAGCTTACGTGTAGGTCGTCTTCCAGATATTATCCAAACGGGTAAAAATGGTTTTATCGTCGAAGACATTCCCTCTCTTGCTAAATGTCTTCATGACTGGATGTCGATTGGTGAAGCGCAACAATCACTCATTCGCCAGAATGCTCGACAAACCATCATTGATGATTTCTCAGCGCAAAGTGTGATTCCCGTATTGCTACAAAAATATCAAATTGAAACGGATCACTAA
- a CDS encoding STAS domain-containing protein has protein sequence MELRKLEINQDKLAIEFFGDLDASGCRQAQHHIDEVIHNNHHKEVEINLQHVQFLDSSGIGAIVYLYKRLVERERSMSIENVSGQPLEIMSLLRINHAIPVNSKGH, from the coding sequence ATGGAATTACGCAAACTAGAAATCAATCAAGACAAGTTAGCCATTGAGTTTTTTGGTGACTTAGACGCAAGCGGCTGTCGACAAGCACAACATCACATTGATGAAGTAATTCACAACAATCATCACAAAGAAGTCGAAATTAACCTACAGCACGTCCAATTTCTTGATTCTTCAGGGATTGGTGCCATTGTTTACTTATATAAGCGTCTAGTTGAACGTGAAAGAAGCATGAGTATTGAAAACGTATCAGGCCAACCTTTAGAAATCATGAGCTTGCTTCGTATCAACCATGCCATTCCCGTTAACTCAAAAGGACACTAA
- a CDS encoding Hpt domain-containing protein, whose translation MTINNTLTIEQELVDENILQQMIKDTCAEIIPTLIDHYVEESRDRMEKIEQALSTKDLQTLEFEVHTLGSSALALGNRTLSRQARMIEKYCVEGKIPKALELCETLPQLANESFDALEKRKAQGFE comes from the coding sequence ATGACGATAAATAACACATTGACTATCGAGCAAGAATTAGTGGATGAGAATATTCTTCAGCAAATGATCAAAGATACGTGCGCCGAAATCATCCCTACCTTGATTGATCACTATGTCGAAGAGTCACGCGATCGCATGGAGAAAATAGAGCAAGCATTAAGCACAAAAGACCTTCAAACATTAGAGTTCGAGGTTCACACACTGGGCAGTTCTGCTCTCGCTCTAGGCAATCGAACGCTTTCAAGACAAGCAAGAATGATTGAGAAGTACTGTGTCGAAGGAAAAATACCAAAAGCATTGGAGCTTTGTGAAACACTTCCTCAACTCGCCAATGAATCGTTTGATGCGTTAGAAAAGCGAAAAGCTCAAGGGTTTGAGTAG
- a CDS encoding OmpA family protein, which yields MVNLLRRYAVSGLVVGMFGCSSFDYPEHGKGGLAESYQDISIENYQFSPVMPDEPLGPEHGLRFDWQLTKLHLDALIQEGARWCFPAAVVQALEKQNRIARELEGGLLLDAANDLVIQRRRLNQLEQQLDYVLSQTTCTPPDDIEALRSDLNIVSDIYALLNIDNQFAVDSAEINPKYMGHLAEAAYILRDHPNLSLVVTGHADATGTPDYNQKLAQARAEQVKRYLTVFGITSERVTTKSVGDNLPLYEGETSAVRLTNRRVSIEVISPNSDSDTSINRNSTAGGAL from the coding sequence ATGGTAAATCTTTTACGACGATATGCAGTAAGCGGTCTTGTTGTCGGCATGTTTGGTTGTTCGTCGTTTGACTACCCAGAACACGGGAAAGGTGGCTTGGCGGAAAGCTATCAAGATATCTCGATCGAGAATTATCAGTTTTCCCCAGTGATGCCTGACGAGCCTTTAGGTCCAGAACATGGGTTAAGGTTTGATTGGCAACTGACCAAGTTACATCTAGACGCACTAATCCAAGAGGGCGCGCGCTGGTGTTTTCCTGCGGCAGTTGTTCAGGCCCTTGAAAAACAAAATAGAATTGCGCGCGAGTTAGAAGGTGGGCTTTTACTCGACGCTGCCAACGACCTTGTGATTCAGCGTCGACGCTTAAACCAGCTCGAACAACAACTCGACTACGTACTGAGCCAAACCACTTGCACACCGCCCGATGATATTGAAGCACTACGTAGCGACCTAAACATAGTCTCGGATATCTATGCACTACTTAATATCGACAACCAGTTTGCTGTCGATTCAGCAGAAATCAACCCGAAGTACATGGGACATTTGGCAGAAGCAGCCTACATTTTACGTGACCACCCCAACCTATCTCTTGTAGTAACGGGGCATGCGGATGCAACTGGAACACCCGATTACAACCAGAAACTTGCTCAAGCGCGTGCGGAACAAGTAAAGCGTTACCTAACCGTATTTGGTATCACTTCAGAGAGAGTCACTACCAAATCTGTCGGAGATAACCTGCCACTCTATGAAGGTGAAACATCTGCCGTGCGTTTAACTAATCGTCGAGTAAGCATCGAGGTTATTAGCCCTAATTCAGATAGCGATACCTCAATAAACCGCAACTCAACGGCAGGAGGCGCGCTATGA
- a CDS encoding glycosyltransferase, protein MKRVLMFDAIPMQGGSKIANAELLKQCDKLNVIGYLLTTNPEHWASLLSDTPRVQVIKIKPSPFNSTHGLTYWLMNAYYFLQLLYACMKLPKIDSFLGLSCPSNDMPLYLLRLISKKPVVQMVHGPIGRSRSAGYCLVKASAIYYLANTRESMVEALQAYLKTEKPATERYWCGLNTSTFVNGLSKDRWPKQANPISSRVFWAASLLKWKNIDLLLDALTLDESKKIKSTVCYIKPNVAGVEYSTPDFNTQGVEWHECPNNLDELRSQCGVFVSTSLNEPFGLSILEALAAGMCVVIPHDDSYWDRVLTHGRNCIKYTPNNVASLHNAIRLLNESPWMKVTMGIEALNVSQLYTAERCYLPIAQHLAAEIATNNDCTLKTPRDIKGYDHV, encoded by the coding sequence ATGAAACGTGTATTGATGTTCGACGCCATCCCAATGCAAGGTGGATCCAAAATCGCGAATGCAGAGCTCCTTAAGCAGTGCGATAAGCTGAACGTGATTGGTTATCTACTCACTACAAATCCAGAGCATTGGGCGTCACTGCTTAGTGATACACCGCGTGTGCAAGTTATAAAAATAAAACCATCACCATTTAACTCGACTCATGGACTGACCTACTGGTTGATGAACGCTTACTACTTTCTCCAACTTCTCTACGCGTGCATGAAGCTGCCAAAAATAGATAGCTTTTTGGGCCTATCTTGCCCAAGTAATGATATGCCTTTGTACTTACTACGATTAATTAGCAAAAAGCCTGTGGTACAGATGGTTCATGGCCCTATTGGACGATCGAGATCTGCTGGCTACTGCTTAGTAAAAGCATCGGCAATTTACTACTTGGCAAACACCCGCGAATCAATGGTAGAAGCATTACAGGCCTACCTCAAAACAGAGAAGCCAGCCACCGAACGCTATTGGTGTGGTTTGAATACATCTACGTTTGTTAATGGATTATCGAAAGATCGCTGGCCAAAACAAGCGAATCCGATTTCAAGCCGCGTTTTCTGGGCAGCTAGCTTACTAAAATGGAAGAACATCGATCTTTTGCTTGATGCTTTAACACTTGATGAGTCGAAAAAGATCAAATCCACCGTGTGTTACATCAAACCTAACGTGGCAGGTGTGGAATATTCAACACCGGACTTCAACACACAAGGTGTTGAATGGCATGAGTGCCCAAACAACTTAGATGAATTGCGTTCACAGTGTGGTGTGTTTGTTTCCACCAGTCTCAACGAACCTTTTGGGTTATCTATTTTGGAAGCGCTCGCTGCAGGTATGTGTGTCGTCATTCCACACGATGATAGTTATTGGGACCGCGTGTTAACTCACGGCCGAAATTGTATTAAATACACGCCTAACAATGTGGCTTCGTTGCACAACGCAATTCGCCTTTTGAATGAATCGCCGTGGATGAAAGTAACGATGGGTATCGAAGCACTCAATGTTTCTCAACTATACACAGCCGAACGTTGTTATTTGCCAATCGCCCAGCACCTTGCTGCCGAAATTGCTACCAACAATGATTGCACACTCAAGACACCGCGAGACATCAAAGGATATGACCATGTCTAA
- a CDS encoding glycosyltransferase, translating into MTTPKRILYVHYGDNWIRGSEVVLLDLISGIDRNKFEPFVWSNCQPLIDKCQSLGIEAEHSAFNLVGGWSAPRWDISGWNSLIKQGSALIEKHSIDLVHVNSGGPCQWMCLAARMNHIPLVTQLHCHYTLRDRFSLGLHLSPKLICVSKDVGREILQDGYPQNQLHVVHNGVSLQGVDTPIDIKDSLGIPSQAFTFLSVGSLIKRKGFDRLIRAMRMHNYHHHNPHLVIVGDGEEREALQQLAADLGIQERVHFVGEQHNAGEWMCGNADAFISGAYEEAFGLVLGEAALAQLPIVAPKTGGIPELFEHNHSALLYQNSGMASLLNAIQQVMQDAALRNKLAENAYLHASQNLTTTASINAIERIYEGELNNNAITPMPMTHCMKPLSRWLSIN; encoded by the coding sequence ATGACTACGCCAAAACGCATTCTATATGTTCATTATGGTGATAATTGGATTCGCGGCAGTGAAGTGGTGCTTCTGGATCTCATTTCAGGAATCGACCGCAATAAGTTTGAGCCATTCGTATGGTCAAACTGCCAACCATTAATCGATAAGTGCCAATCGCTCGGAATTGAAGCGGAACATTCAGCCTTCAATTTGGTGGGTGGTTGGAGCGCTCCACGCTGGGATATTAGCGGGTGGAATAGCCTTATCAAACAAGGCTCAGCTTTGATCGAAAAGCACAGCATCGACTTGGTACACGTCAATAGCGGCGGCCCTTGTCAATGGATGTGTTTGGCTGCTCGCATGAATCATATACCACTTGTCACGCAACTTCATTGCCATTATACATTGCGCGATCGCTTCTCTCTCGGACTTCACCTCTCTCCAAAATTGATTTGCGTTAGCAAAGATGTTGGACGCGAAATTCTTCAGGACGGCTACCCACAAAACCAACTTCATGTCGTACACAACGGCGTGTCACTTCAAGGCGTGGATACACCCATCGACATTAAAGATAGCCTCGGAATCCCATCACAGGCCTTTACCTTTCTGTCGGTGGGTTCGCTGATTAAGCGCAAAGGGTTCGACCGCCTTATTCGCGCAATGCGCATGCACAACTACCACCACCACAACCCTCACCTTGTTATTGTTGGTGACGGCGAAGAAAGAGAAGCATTGCAACAGCTTGCCGCGGATCTTGGTATCCAAGAGCGAGTGCACTTTGTCGGGGAGCAACACAATGCCGGAGAGTGGATGTGTGGTAATGCAGACGCTTTTATTAGCGGCGCCTATGAAGAGGCCTTTGGTCTCGTGCTCGGGGAAGCGGCTTTAGCTCAACTGCCTATCGTGGCTCCTAAAACGGGAGGCATTCCTGAGTTGTTCGAGCATAATCACTCTGCATTGCTGTACCAGAACAGTGGAATGGCGAGCCTGTTAAACGCGATTCAACAAGTCATGCAAGACGCGGCATTAAGAAACAAGCTGGCGGAAAACGCTTACCTACATGCTAGCCAGAACTTAACGACGACTGCATCTATCAACGCTATTGAACGTATTTACGAAGGTGAACTTAATAACAACGCCATTACACCAATGCCAATGACTCACTGCATGAAGCCTCTTTCACGCTGGTTGAGCATCAATTGA
- a CDS encoding lipopolysaccharide biosynthesis protein, translated as MSKAMTNMTLFAIALVINKSISLIMLPVLPHFLSPEQMGKLELLTTFGVVTTLFVSFALHEALYRFVGVEKDQNTRTSLLNQLYSLALLIAGVVALSLLTIILIAPIPAPFTRVEFAIVMFAIVLEGSIAIGTAWLRTQDDKARTLLNVMVTTTIFQVIFIVAALSVHPHVISVLWGGLLAAITQFVWLHIVNRYNVTLPKLTLAKQYLNYCLPMMMAGLVAFCLNGAERWFIGANTSLATLGIYAIAVKFAVGMCILVQPFGMWWMPRRFNYLEGRKSTEAVRITHLGMIYITGLSVVVGTLAMVMITYLLPETYHEAVLFSLFLLPIAMLKEWSELINISILYKRRTRWLLGINVVSACVAIALLFGLSSLGIYGVFIALYYAQLCKLGLTYVVGQQCMTLPFHLSLMVLLQIISGVALFLLHSSQSIGIAIAICILTCSLLAGIATRYMSKETLNALTRYIVKRRGQVKRYSL; from the coding sequence ATGTCTAAAGCAATGACCAACATGACGCTATTTGCTATCGCCTTAGTGATCAATAAAAGCATCAGCCTAATCATGCTGCCTGTATTGCCCCACTTTCTCTCACCAGAACAAATGGGCAAGCTTGAGCTTCTAACAACCTTTGGTGTTGTTACGACCTTGTTTGTCAGTTTCGCTTTGCATGAAGCGCTTTATCGATTCGTCGGCGTTGAAAAGGATCAAAATACGCGCACAAGCCTACTAAACCAGCTGTACTCACTTGCTTTACTCATCGCTGGCGTCGTCGCTCTTAGCTTGCTCACTATCATTTTAATCGCCCCCATTCCCGCGCCTTTTACGCGAGTCGAATTTGCTATTGTTATGTTTGCCATCGTTCTAGAAGGCAGTATTGCAATCGGCACTGCCTGGTTAAGAACACAAGACGACAAAGCAAGAACACTGCTTAACGTCATGGTCACTACCACCATTTTTCAGGTCATTTTTATCGTCGCGGCGCTGTCTGTTCATCCCCATGTTATTTCTGTTTTGTGGGGGGGCTTGTTGGCTGCTATTACTCAATTTGTTTGGCTGCACATCGTTAACCGTTACAATGTCACCCTTCCTAAGCTGACATTGGCAAAACAATACCTAAACTACTGCCTACCAATGATGATGGCCGGTTTAGTAGCATTTTGTCTCAATGGCGCTGAACGCTGGTTCATTGGTGCCAACACTTCTCTTGCGACGTTAGGGATTTACGCGATAGCGGTAAAATTTGCAGTGGGCATGTGTATTTTAGTGCAGCCGTTTGGCATGTGGTGGATGCCACGTCGATTTAACTACTTAGAAGGGCGCAAGAGCACTGAAGCAGTGCGCATCACACACTTAGGTATGATTTACATTACAGGTTTGAGTGTAGTGGTCGGCACATTAGCAATGGTGATGATCACCTACTTACTGCCAGAAACCTATCATGAGGCGGTACTATTCAGCTTATTCTTGCTACCTATCGCCATGTTAAAAGAATGGAGTGAGTTGATTAACATCTCCATTTTGTACAAGCGTCGTACTCGCTGGCTACTGGGTATAAATGTCGTCTCTGCGTGCGTTGCGATTGCTTTGCTGTTTGGCTTATCTTCTCTGGGTATTTATGGTGTGTTCATTGCGCTTTATTACGCACAACTGTGTAAGCTGGGCCTGACTTATGTAGTAGGCCAACAATGTATGACGTTGCCTTTTCACCTAAGTCTGATGGTTTTATTACAGATTATATCCGGTGTGGCACTGTTCCTGCTTCACTCTTCACAATCAATAGGAATCGCCATCGCAATTTGCATTTTGACATGCAGTTTGCTGGCAGGGATAGCCACTCGCTACATGAGTAAAGAGACGCTCAATGCTCTCACTCGATACATAGTGAAACGGCGTGGACAGGTGAAGAGATACTCGTTATG
- a CDS encoding AAA family ATPase, with product MTIPATHAEIEQIYLQSEQKGHKTICVVGCKSEDGVTSVASSLAERLVLAGHNTLYVDLNLFKPAYHTVHEFDDDEKVGHLITRENTHQTLVGLPAPSLASTQLAYRDPTMLKRNIAQWLTQYERVVIDTSPLLSVNRSNIAPQVIAGVCDATLLVAHYGSTTATQLEQAKKLLDASDANLIGSVLNMKHTPSLKDELIRQVSKLRFLPKKWKEKLSQQIKKSELFML from the coding sequence ATGACTATTCCTGCAACTCACGCTGAGATTGAGCAAATTTATCTTCAGAGCGAACAGAAAGGCCACAAAACGATTTGTGTTGTGGGTTGTAAATCTGAAGATGGTGTCACTTCCGTGGCGTCATCTCTTGCAGAGCGCTTGGTTTTAGCAGGCCACAATACTTTGTATGTAGACCTTAACTTATTCAAACCCGCTTATCACACTGTTCACGAATTTGATGATGACGAGAAGGTTGGCCATTTGATCACACGAGAGAATACACATCAAACTTTAGTCGGCCTCCCTGCTCCATCTCTCGCCAGCACTCAGTTAGCGTACCGAGACCCAACAATGCTGAAACGAAACATTGCACAATGGTTAACGCAGTACGAGCGCGTCGTGATAGATACATCACCACTTCTCAGTGTCAACCGAAGCAATATTGCGCCTCAAGTGATTGCTGGCGTATGTGATGCTACTTTGTTAGTAGCGCATTATGGTTCTACGACTGCAACCCAGCTCGAGCAAGCCAAAAAGCTACTCGATGCTAGCGATGCGAACTTGATTGGTTCTGTCTTGAACATGAAGCATACACCAAGCCTGAAAGATGAGTTAATCCGCCAAGTTTCCAAGCTGCGTTTCTTACCAAAAAAGTGGAAAGAAAAACTGTCTCAGCAAATTAAAAAAAGCGAACTGTTTATGTTATAG